The following coding sequences lie in one Primulina huaijiensis isolate GDHJ02 chromosome 2, ASM1229523v2, whole genome shotgun sequence genomic window:
- the LOC140966303 gene encoding protein NLP5-like isoform X5: MEENVLPLNSVLGASPSDSFMDLDYMDQLFLEGGWLETHGPEFLSFDASTPISPFEPSFLWSTLEANTVEFGRVSSKEERQRSSFPENLSISQAQDALGSLGQPESYVVEGVESRKRLWIAPRASTSIMDRLFQALGYIKDYSKDKDALIQVWVPVNRDGERVLTTNDRLVSVDRNCPNLAQYREISRGYQFSTEEGSKEAGLPGRVFRNKIPEWTPDVRFFTRDEYPRVVDAQKYDIRGTLAVPVMEQGSRTCLGVIEVVLTTPKLKYGAELERVCKALEAVDLRTTEVPVAQNVKTSDISYQTALPEILEVLQSACETHGLPLAQTWVPCILQGKGGCRHSDDNLENCVSTVDSACYIGDSRIQGFHEACSEYHLLKGQGIVGKAFRTNQPCFSPDVTSFSKTEYPLSHHARMFGLQAAVAIRLRSICTGSADFVLEFFLPIDCKDLEEQKKMLTSLSHIIRNICRTLRVVTDKELQENFTLPDEELIISPSMRFSQAPDSNSREGFTFVTKRSTSGDGSSVYTNRTEEKRRAKADKTITLQVLRQHFAGSLKDAARNLGVCPTTLKRICRQHGIQRWPSRKIKKVGHSLQKIQRVIDSVQGASGVLQIESFYSNFPELASPNASKTTHFSNFESTDHVWPAEVHHESFLSSPPAAVSLSPSSSSSQSSGSSGSCSGGTQPKSSLSIPRHDESVFKDNADGMFKRTRSDANLHLSSDEQKLLQRSRSQASLYVTVKPENSRPEAQVGGGIKAQERVRPRVKVSFGEEKIRFRIQHSWGYKDLYQEICRRFGVSDTQGYHLKYLDDDAEWVLLTCDDDLVECVDVCHSSQTDTIKLQLLGDSQAHFGSSFGSGHHS; the protein is encoded by the exons atggaagaaaatgtaCTTCCCCTTAATTCGGTGTTGGGTGCTTCTCCGTCTGATTCTTTCATGGATCTGGATTACATGGACCAGCTGTTTTTAGAAGGAGGTTGGTTAGAAACGCATGGACCCGAATTCCTGAGTTTTGATGCTTCGACTCCCATTTCACCTTTTGAACCTTCGTTTCTATGGTCGACTTTAGAAGCGAATACTGTCGAATTTGGCCGGGTCTCATCGAAAGAAGAGAGACAGAGATCATCTTTCCCCGAGAATCTATCCATAAGTCAAGCTCAAGATGCACTTGGTTCTCTGGGGCAACCCGAAAGCTATGTGGTTGAAGGTGTTGAATCAAGAAAAAGATTGTGGATTGCGCCTAGAGCTTCGACATCGATAATGGACCGATTATTTCAGGCTCTTGGATATATAAAAGATTACTCGAAGGATAAAGATGCCCTGATTCAAGTTTGGGTTCCCGTGAACAGAGATGGAGAACGTGTTCTGACTACAAATGATCGACTTGTTTCCGTCGACCGTAACTGTCCAAATCTTGCTCAATATCGGGAGATTTCAAGGGGTTACCAATTCTCCACCGAGGAAGGTTCAAAAGAAGCTGGATTGCCTGGTAGGGTGTTCCGGAATAAAATCCCTGAGTGGACTCCTGATGTTCGGTTCTTTACAAGGGACGAATATCCTCGAGTTGTTGATGCACAGAAATATGATATTCGTGGTACTCTTGCAGTTCCAGTTATGGAACAAGGTAGTCGAACTTGTTTGGGTGTGATCGAAGTTGTTTTGACAACACCCAAGCTCAAATATGGCGCGGAGCTAGAACGTGTCTGTAAAGCTCTTGAG GCTGTTGATCTCAGGACTACTGAAGTTCCTGTGGCGCAAAATGTCAAG ACAAGTGATATATCTTACCAAACTGCACTACCGGAAATTTTGGAAGTTCTTCAATCTGCCTGTGAAACACATGGATTACCTTTGGCTCAGACATGGGTTCCGTGCATCTTGCAAGGTAAAGGAGGATGTCGTCACTCTGATGATAATCTAGAAAACTGTGTCTCCACGGTAGATTCTGCTTGTTACATAGGCGATTCCCGTATTCAGGGGTTTCATGAAGCTTGCTCTGAGTACCACTTGTTGAAAGGTCAAGGCATAGTTGGTAAAGCGTTTAGAACTAATCAGCCCTGTTTCTCGCCTGATGTTACTTCGTTTAGTAAGACCGAATACCCTCTTTCTCACCACGCAAGAATGTTTGGACTACAAGCTGCTGTTGCTATACGACTTAGGAGTATTTGCACAGGTTCTGCGGACTTTGTATTGGAGTTCTTTTTGCCTATAGATTGCAAGGATTTAGAAGAACAGAAGAAAATGCTCACTTCTTTGTCGCATATAATACGAAATATTTGCCGGACTTTACGAGTTGTCACAGACAAAGAGTTGCAAGAAAATTTTACTTTGCCAGATGAAGAGTTGATAATTTCCCCATCCATGAGATTCAGCCAGGCACCTGATTCTAATTCGAGAGAAGGTTTCACATTTGTAACGAAACGATCTACTTCTGGTGATGGCAGTTCGGTCTACACGAACAGAACTGAAGAGAAAAGACGTGCTAAAGCTGATAAAACTATTACATTGCAAGTTCTTCGGCAACATTTTGCCGGTAGCCTGAAAGATGCTGCTAGGAATCTTGGTG TTTGCCCCACAACTTTGAAGAGGATATGCAGGCAGCACGGAATACAGCGTTGGCCTTCTCGAAAAATCAAGAAAGTTGGCCATTCCCTACAAAAAATCCAACGTGTGATCGACTCTGTCCAAGGTGCCTCTGGTGTCTTGCAGATCGAATCTTTCTACTCAAACTTTCCTGAACTGGCGTCCCCAAATGCATCGAAAACTACCCATTTTTCGAATTTCGAATCTACTGATCATGTATGGCCTGCAGAAGTACATCATGAAAGCTTCCTTTCAAGCCCTCCAGCTGCTGTCTCTCTGtcaccttcttcttcttccagTCAAAGTTCCGGCTCAAGTGGATCTTGTTCCGGTGGAACACAGCCTAAATCATCTTTGAGCATTCCACGTCACGATGAATCAGTCTTTAAGGACAACGCCGATGGCATGTTCAAGAGGACTAGAAGTGATGCAAATTTACATCTATCAAGTGATGAGCAAAAGCTCCTTCAAAGATCCCGAAGCCAGGCATCTTTATACGTGACTGTTAAACCAGAAAATAGCCGTCCAGAAGCACAGGTTGGCGGTGGCATCAAAGCTCAAGAAAGAGTCCGTCCACGAGTAAAAGTTAGTTTTGGGGAAGAGAAGATCAGATTCCGGATCCAACATTCTTGGGGTTACAAAGATCTATACCAAGAAATTTGCAGAAGATTTGGTGTGAGTGACACTCAGGGATACCATCTCAAGTATTTGGACGACGATGCTGAATGGGTATTGCTAACATGCGACGATGATTTGGTAGAATGTGTGGATGTTTGTCACTCGTCTCAAACCGACACCATAAAGCTCCAACTTCTTGGCGATTCTCAAGCACATTTTGGTTCGTCATTTGGCAGTGGACATCATTCTTGA